The following are encoded together in the Hyphomicrobiales bacterium genome:
- a CDS encoding DUF1244 domain-containing protein: MSQFDDKTRTELEAAVFRRLVKHLRERTDVQNIDLMTLSGFCRNCLSNWYQEAAADNGLDLSKAEAREIVYGMPYETWKEKYQSEATDEQKAAIAAEHKGH; encoded by the coding sequence ATGAGTCAATTCGACGACAAGACCCGAACCGAGCTGGAGGCGGCCGTGTTCCGCCGCCTGGTCAAGCACCTGCGCGAGCGGACCGATGTGCAGAATATCGACCTGATGACACTCTCCGGCTTTTGCCGCAACTGCCTATCGAACTGGTACCAGGAGGCCGCCGCCGACAACGGCCTCGATCTTTCCAAAGCCGAGGCGCGCGAGATCGTCTACGGCATGCCCTATGAGACCTGGAAGGAAAAGTACCAGAGCGAGGCGACGGACGAGCAGAAGGCCGCCATCGCCGCCGAGCACAAGGGTCACTAG
- a CDS encoding N-formylglutamate amidohydrolase, translating to MADRNAQSRDTALAARFEPVEEIAGDLSTGLILICDHAENALPEQYGRLGLPDEAFGRHIAYDIGAGALARTLARRLGVPAVLASFSRLLIDPNRGEDDPTLIVRLSDGVVVPGNALIDDSERANRISRYYRPYHDAIGRAIDRALSRDIVPAIVSIHSFTANWRGFPRPWHVGILWDRDPRLAAPLIEALRADGDIVVGDNEPYTGRLRGDTLYRHGTGRGLAHALIELRQDLIAAPEGVTDWAGRLAPILSRLALSPDLREIRDFGSQTQ from the coding sequence ATGGCGGACAGGAACGCGCAATCACGCGACACGGCGCTTGCCGCCCGCTTCGAGCCGGTGGAGGAGATCGCGGGCGATCTTTCGACCGGGCTCATCCTGATCTGCGACCATGCGGAAAACGCGCTGCCCGAACAATATGGCCGGCTCGGGTTGCCGGATGAGGCGTTCGGGCGCCACATCGCCTATGACATCGGCGCCGGGGCGCTCGCCCGGACGCTGGCCCGACGCCTCGGCGTGCCGGCCGTGCTCGCCTCTTTTTCGCGGCTTCTGATCGATCCCAATCGCGGCGAGGACGACCCGACGCTGATCGTGCGCCTGTCCGACGGGGTGGTGGTGCCGGGCAATGCCCTTATCGATGACAGCGAGCGGGCGAACCGGATCTCGCGCTACTACCGGCCCTATCACGACGCCATCGGGCGCGCGATCGACCGCGCCCTTTCCCGCGACATCGTGCCGGCGATCGTCTCGATTCACAGCTTCACCGCCAATTGGCGCGGCTTCCCGAGGCCCTGGCATGTGGGAATCCTCTGGGACCGCGACCCGCGCCTTGCCGCGCCGCTGATCGAGGCACTACGGGCCGACGGCGATATCGTCGTCGGCGACAATGAGCCCTATACCGGCCGGCTCAGGGGCGATACGCTCTACCGCCATGGGACCGGGCGCGGCCTCGCCCACGCGCTGATCGAGTTGCGCCAGGACCTGATCGCCGCGCCCGAAGGCGTCACGGACTGGGCCGGGCGCTTGGCGCCGATTCTGTCGCGGTTGGCGCTCTCGCCGGATTTGCGCGAGATCCGCGATTTCGGCTCTCAAACTCAGTGA
- a CDS encoding glycerate kinase, with the protein MGAEAKALLLELFGAAVAAVRPEVCLAAHLPPPPQGRLIVLAAGKAAASMATAALRHYRDAYGLNAAKLNGLVVTRPGYGLDTAPLPLIEAGHPVPDAASLEASEMCLALARAARPGDLVLVLLSGGGSALWTAPLEPLDLSGKQAVTRQLLRSGATISELNCVRKHLSSIKGGRLARAVYPAPLLTLAISDVAGDDPSVIASGPTVPDPTSLKDALAICRRHHVELPAEAEAVLADPKNESAKPGEPCFAAARYSLVATPAMALAAAGRIARERGYEVVELGAALEGEARDLARDHAARALAARRTGRPTLLISGGEVTVTLKGEGRGGPNQEFALALAIALHGADGISGIACDTDGTDGGSGAATDPAGAVITPDTLSRATALGLDPAAHLAENDSGSFFAGLSDLVVPGPTFTNVNDFRAILVSGR; encoded by the coding sequence ATGGGAGCCGAGGCGAAGGCCCTGCTGCTGGAGCTGTTCGGGGCGGCGGTCGCCGCGGTGCGGCCGGAGGTGTGCCTGGCCGCCCACCTGCCGCCGCCGCCGCAAGGCCGGCTGATCGTGCTTGCGGCCGGCAAGGCGGCCGCATCGATGGCCACGGCGGCCCTGCGCCACTACCGCGACGCGTACGGTCTTAACGCGGCCAAGCTGAACGGCTTGGTGGTGACGCGGCCCGGCTACGGCCTTGACACCGCGCCGCTGCCGCTGATCGAGGCCGGCCACCCGGTGCCCGACGCCGCGAGCCTTGAGGCGAGCGAGATGTGCCTGGCGCTTGCCCGCGCAGCCCGGCCCGGCGATCTGGTGCTGGTGCTTCTGTCGGGCGGCGGCTCGGCGCTGTGGACGGCCCCGCTTGAGCCGCTCGACCTTTCCGGCAAACAGGCGGTGACGCGCCAACTGCTGCGCTCGGGAGCCACCATCTCCGAGCTCAATTGCGTGCGCAAGCACTTGTCGAGCATCAAGGGCGGAAGGCTCGCCCGCGCCGTTTACCCGGCGCCGCTCCTGACGCTCGCCATCTCCGACGTTGCCGGCGACGACCCGTCGGTGATCGCCTCCGGCCCGACGGTGCCCGACCCGACAAGCCTTAAGGACGCGCTCGCCATCTGCCGCCGCCATCATGTCGAGCTTCCGGCGGAAGCCGAGGCGGTGCTTGCCGACCCGAAAAACGAAAGCGCCAAACCCGGCGAGCCGTGCTTTGCGGCGGCCCGCTATAGCCTCGTGGCGACGCCCGCCATGGCGCTGGCGGCGGCCGGCAGGATCGCCCGCGAAAGGGGTTATGAGGTGGTCGAGCTCGGCGCGGCGCTGGAGGGCGAGGCGCGCGACCTTGCCCGCGACCATGCCGCCCGCGCGCTTGCCGCGCGCCGGACCGGCCGGCCGACATTGCTCATCTCCGGCGGCGAGGTCACGGTGACACTCAAGGGCGAGGGCCGGGGCGGGCCGAACCAGGAATTTGCCCTGGCGCTCGCCATCGCGCTTCATGGTGCCGATGGCATCTCGGGCATCGCCTGCGACACCGACGGTACCGACGGCGGCTCGGGGGCCGCCACCGATCCTGCCGGCGCCGTGATTACGCCCGACACCTTGTCCCGCGCAACCGCCCTCGGTCTCGACCCCGCGGCCCATCTCGCCGAAAACGATTCCGGCTCGTTCTTCGCCGGCCTAAGCGACCTCGTCGTTCCCGGCCCGACCTTTACCAACGTCAACGATTTCCGCGCGATTTTGGTCAGCGGGAGATGA
- a CDS encoding DUF1036 domain-containing protein, which produces MGPRGAFFNHIGAAICGVGLLIAVPDEAAADFRLCNKSASNIGVAIGYKDRTGWKTEGWWNLPPRACEVLLGGNLVSRYYYIYAVDYDLGGEWRGEAFMCTQDREFTIRGVADCEKRGLQPTGFFEIDTGDAETWTVQLTEPSDRGTGGR; this is translated from the coding sequence ATGGGACCGAGGGGGGCATTCTTCAATCATATCGGAGCCGCAATATGCGGCGTGGGTCTTCTTATCGCCGTTCCGGACGAAGCCGCGGCGGACTTCAGGCTGTGCAACAAGTCCGCCAGCAATATCGGCGTCGCCATCGGCTATAAGGACAGGACCGGCTGGAAGACGGAAGGCTGGTGGAACCTTCCCCCGCGCGCCTGCGAGGTGCTGCTAGGCGGGAACCTGGTATCGCGCTATTATTATATTTATGCCGTCGATTACGACCTCGGCGGCGAATGGCGCGGCGAGGCCTTCATGTGCACCCAGGACCGTGAATTCACCATCCGCGGCGTTGCCGATTGCGAAAAGCGCGGCTTGCAGCCGACCGGCTTCTTCGAGATCGACACCGGCGACGCCGAGACCTGGACCGTTCAACTGACAGAACCCAGCGATCGAGGAACCGGCGGTCGATGA